The Raphanus sativus cultivar WK10039 chromosome 6, ASM80110v3, whole genome shotgun sequence sequence gttttgtatttttttagcTTGGAACTCGAATGTTGTTATTCAACATATAACAAAGGTTATATATAGCTACATAGGTGATCTACCAAAGAGAATAAAatctaaactaattattataaaacttgATGAGCACGTCCGGTAGGTAAGGAATATAGTTAATATTAGaagattttttaaagatttttatggTAACAATATTGATTTCTTTAATTAGACATGTTTAATTGTATCGATATTTAGGGTAGATTACACGCAATCAAACCTATATTACCGTGATTGGGAAgtattttcataaatatgataaatgtgAGACCTTAGATATAGGAGATTTTTATGGTAAgtatataagatatttaaagATCTAAAGAATATGTAGTTGATTTGTTTACAATTTTCGAAATTTAGTTTGAATTGATGGCGAAAATCTAGATTTTAAGTTTGGAAATAGTTAGTTATCATCTTTGTAGGAAAATATCTTTGTAATCTTAATTGATAGGCGatagttaatttatttaataaataaggtaaccAAATGATTTCTAATCTCTATTGTCAATTATTAAACGGACTGTTTTTTGATGCAGGTAtattattcaataaaaaaagTCAGGTACagtattatatctttaaaaattattcaataaaaaaagTCAGGTACagtattatatctttaaaaaacatttGTTACAATATAAGTCAACAGTTGTTATAAGTTTGTCGTCACttgaaattttgttatttgtCCAATTTGATAGTTATAGATGGTcatatgaaatatttataagacCCCAATTTTATGGTTATAGATTACAGCTGGTTAAAGATAATTAGATATGGTTAGATGAATAAAACTATAGATATAAGaatggaaattaaaaaaatcgtgGCCCATTAAagtcaaaaaacaaaaacggaatGGGCTGTTATATGCAGTGAACTTTACGAAAATATTGGTAGATAACTAAAGaaatctatttaataaaaaggAGTGGCATTCTGCCGTAAATACTGTGAAGAAGTGAGGGTTAATacccatttgtacttcacttttaataggatagataggAACCACAACTATAAGAATGAAAGAAAAACTGTCAACCCTTTATTTGGGGTCATCCCAAGAGTGCCTACCTATGTTTAGTTCACAACGAAACCGTTCTATTCCTCCTGTATATATATCCGATCACTAACTACTACTAGATgcatatcaaagaaaaaaaaaactcaaaaacttaTTCCAATTCTCTTATAAAAATGTGGACCAACAAGTTTTTCTTCCTCCTTGCAGTTGCATGCATGGCTGTGTTAAGTACAGCTCAAACGTTGCCTTCGATACCTGGACAGGACCCAGCAGACTGTCTGTCATCGTTGGAAGTTATTCCCAACTGTATCTCAGAAATTTTCGGATCAATAATAAGTGGACATATCGGGACTGTTGGTCACTCTTGCTGCCATGCCTTTTTGGTTCTTAATGCAGATTGTATTACGCAGACGTTTGCCTTTGCTCCCCTCTTCCCTCCGAGTCTAAGGGATCATTGTTCCAAACAATCTTTGCCATAATTATTCTACATGTTCTAGGTCATAATTATCAAATAGTGTTATGTTTCTGCTTAAATAACAACTCTTAATTTCCATGTAAACCCATGTGACCATCGTTATCCATATTTCATGTTGATATAAACATCTTGCGTActaaataatgataataataataacctAAAGGATAAGtctctaaatcataaaatacaGAAACATAAACAAGTTTGGCTCCTCACAAAACCGCTGTGTTCTCCTTTGGCTTTGGTTGGTCAAGTTAATAGCATAATTAAATGAGTTTTATGTAGAACCATTGTGTAGAGAAAAACTTCATTGTCTCCCTTTCTCTTTAAATGCCGCTCAAGCCAGCAGAGACTTGTGCCTTTATGTCCAACTATTTTTTGCCTTTTATACTTATAAATTGCAGAAATGTATACATTAACTACGATAAATTGGTTCATAATGTAGAACTGAGTCCAGAAACCGagtttaaataactaaatagacTTAATAACATCAAAGATCACTCGTTTAGAGAGATCCAACTAATATCAACCTTGAAGTATTATTATACTGACTATTGGAAGTTGGAAGAGCGATACATATATGTCTATTTGCATGAACAATAAAAATACACATGGAGGAGATCATTAGTGTCAGTCCTTTTTCCACATTCTATGTTTTTGATCGACGAACACTACTCAGAATGTGAGTTACCTGAATTCATAATCATCAAACAAGTTGAAGAACTAGTGTATCAGTTTTCTAAAAACAGAACTAGTGTGTATTaaaaatttaagcaaaaaataatatttttgcaGTTTAATTTCAGTTATCGTGGAACAAATAGTACAAAACGActgtttcataatataagatatCTTAGAAAGTTTTTGGTATTTCAAAATCCAagatattaaaatgttttaagttttCTATGTGAACTTTATTGAAAACTTGTTCTACCAGTTAtattttcaatctttttttatgattagttgaattacttttaatttatatttttaataaggtttttataaacaaaagtaatttcttaatatttgtgttttaagaataaaactagattttgacccgttcGACCGAACGGGtatcaattttcattttttttc is a genomic window containing:
- the LOC130496215 gene encoding uncharacterized protein LOC130496215 — encoded protein: MHIKEKKNSKTYSNSLIKMWTNKFFFLLAVACMAVLSTAQTLPSIPGQDPADCLSSLEVIPNCISEIFGSIISGHIGTVGHSCCHAFLVLNADCITQTFAFAPLFPPSLRDHCSKQSLP